A region of Nocardioides alkalitolerans DNA encodes the following proteins:
- the treY gene encoding malto-oligosyltrehalose synthase — MTATPPARVPTSTYRLQITSSFDLYAAARALPYLHALGVDWVYLSPVLAAEPGSDHGYDVVGHHGIDASRGGAAGLTALSARARSLGMGVLVDVVPNHVGVATPAQNAWWWSVLTAGEASPYASAFDVDWAAGGGRLRLPVVGDDDLLPDGGIDHLRVVDGELRYHDHRFPVAPGTLVERDGGPDAQATHAAQHYELVGWRTADDRLNYRRFFAVNTLAAVRVEDRRWFDATHAEIGRWFAEGLVDGLRVDHPDGLRDPVGYLEDLAALTDDAYVLVEKILEHGERLPDGWRTAGTTGYDAMALVDRVLVDPAGQEPLDALETSLRGTPVDWEQLVHDRKRDVADGILGSEVRRISREVVDGPEAPAEVVDAVAELVTTMPVYRSYLPVGREHLDQAFAAARASRPDLAATLDALAPVLGDPEHPAAVRFQQTSGMVMAKGVEDCAFYRSSRLTSLNEVGGDPSVFATTPDEFHAAMLERQATRPHAMSAGSTHDTKRGEDVRARISVLAEVPDLWAGALSELLEAVPVPDAGFAALLWQAIVGAWPASPGTDYRKRLHGYAEKAMREAGDGTTWTAPDAAYEDAMHRCVDAAFDDARVRRVLATLLDTVVDPGWSNALAAKLLTLTMPGVPDVYQGSDLWEQSLVDPDNRRPVDLDLRAEVLPALLGGVTPPLVGGLSDSGAVKLRLVATALRLRRDEARRFTGYAPVGATGPAADHVLAFDRGGVVAVATRLPVGLERRGGWGDTELDLPPGRWFDRMADRPVTGTRVADLLATYPVALLTREDS, encoded by the coding sequence TTGACCGCCACGCCGCCCGCTCGCGTCCCCACGAGCACCTACCGGCTCCAGATCACCTCCTCCTTCGACCTGTACGCCGCGGCGCGCGCGCTGCCCTACCTCCACGCCCTCGGCGTCGACTGGGTCTACCTGTCCCCCGTGCTCGCGGCGGAGCCGGGCAGCGACCACGGGTACGACGTGGTGGGCCACCACGGCATCGACGCCTCCCGGGGCGGCGCCGCGGGCCTCACCGCCTTGTCCGCCCGGGCGCGCTCCCTCGGCATGGGTGTGCTCGTCGACGTCGTGCCCAACCACGTCGGCGTGGCGACGCCCGCGCAGAACGCCTGGTGGTGGTCGGTCCTCACGGCGGGCGAGGCGTCGCCGTACGCGAGCGCCTTCGACGTCGACTGGGCCGCCGGCGGCGGCCGGCTGCGCCTCCCGGTGGTCGGCGACGACGACCTGCTGCCCGACGGCGGCATCGACCACTTGCGGGTGGTCGACGGGGAGCTGCGCTACCACGACCACCGGTTCCCCGTCGCTCCCGGCACGCTCGTCGAGCGGGACGGTGGTCCGGACGCGCAGGCGACCCACGCGGCGCAGCACTACGAGCTGGTCGGCTGGCGCACGGCCGACGACCGCCTCAACTACCGGCGCTTCTTCGCGGTCAACACGCTCGCCGCGGTGCGGGTGGAGGACCGCCGCTGGTTCGACGCCACCCACGCCGAGATCGGGCGCTGGTTCGCCGAGGGCCTCGTCGACGGCCTCCGGGTCGACCACCCCGACGGGCTCCGCGACCCGGTGGGCTACCTCGAGGACCTGGCCGCACTGACCGACGACGCCTACGTGCTCGTCGAGAAGATCCTCGAGCACGGCGAGCGGCTGCCCGACGGCTGGCGGACCGCCGGCACGACGGGGTACGACGCGATGGCGCTCGTCGACCGGGTGCTCGTCGACCCGGCCGGCCAGGAGCCGCTCGACGCGCTCGAGACCTCCCTGCGCGGCACACCAGTCGACTGGGAGCAGCTCGTGCACGACCGCAAGCGCGACGTCGCCGACGGGATCCTGGGCTCCGAGGTCCGCCGCATCTCCCGCGAGGTGGTCGACGGACCCGAGGCGCCCGCGGAGGTGGTGGACGCCGTCGCCGAGCTGGTGACCACGATGCCCGTCTACCGGTCCTACCTGCCCGTCGGTCGCGAGCACCTCGACCAGGCGTTCGCCGCCGCCCGCGCGTCACGGCCCGACCTGGCCGCGACGCTCGACGCCCTCGCGCCGGTGCTGGGCGACCCGGAGCACCCGGCGGCGGTGCGGTTCCAGCAGACCTCCGGCATGGTGATGGCCAAGGGGGTCGAGGACTGCGCGTTCTACCGCTCCTCCCGCCTCACCAGCCTCAACGAGGTCGGCGGCGACCCGTCCGTCTTCGCGACCACCCCGGACGAGTTCCACGCGGCGATGCTCGAGCGCCAGGCCACCCGGCCGCACGCCATGAGCGCGGGCTCCACCCACGACACCAAGCGCGGTGAGGACGTCCGCGCCCGGATCAGCGTGCTGGCCGAGGTCCCCGACCTCTGGGCGGGCGCCCTGTCCGAGCTGCTCGAGGCCGTGCCCGTGCCGGACGCCGGGTTCGCCGCGCTGCTGTGGCAGGCGATCGTGGGCGCATGGCCCGCCTCCCCGGGGACCGACTACCGCAAGCGCCTCCACGGGTACGCCGAGAAGGCCATGCGCGAGGCCGGCGACGGCACGACGTGGACGGCCCCGGACGCGGCGTACGAGGACGCGATGCACCGCTGCGTCGACGCCGCCTTCGACGACGCCCGCGTGCGCCGCGTGCTCGCCACCCTGCTCGACACCGTCGTCGACCCCGGCTGGTCCAACGCGCTGGCAGCCAAGCTGCTGACGCTGACGATGCCGGGCGTGCCGGACGTCTACCAGGGCAGCGACCTGTGGGAGCAGTCCCTGGTCGACCCCGACAACCGGCGTCCGGTGGACCTCGACCTGCGCGCCGAGGTGCTGCCCGCCCTGCTCGGCGGCGTCACGCCCCCGCTCGTCGGCGGACTGTCCGACTCGGGCGCGGTCAAGCTGCGGCTCGTGGCCACCGCCCTGCGGCTGCGCCGCGACGAGGCCCGCCGCTTCACGGGCTACGCCCCGGTCGGCGCGACCGGCCCGGCCGCCGACCACGTGCTCGCCTTCGACCGCGGCGGCGTCGTCGCCGTGGCCACCCGGCTCCCCGTCGGCCTGGAGCGCCGTGGCGGATGGGGCGACACCGAGCTCGACCTGCCGCCCGGTCGCTGGTTCGACCGGATGGCCGACCGCCCGGTGACCGGCACCCGTGTCGCCGACCTGCTCGCGACGTACCCCGTCGCCCTGCTCACCCGGGAGGACTCGTGA
- the treZ gene encoding malto-oligosyltrehalose trehalohydrolase → MTDRLFSVWAPRPRAVRLVIGTGDHDEVVDLARGADGWWTPPAGTLDRFDLTAFPEGVDYGFLLDDDPDPRPDPRSRRQPAGVHGLSRTFDPGAFTWTDAGWTGRQLPGAVVYELHVGTFTPEGTLDAAAGRLDHLLSIGVDLVELLPVNAFNGTHNWGYDGVGWFAVTEAYGGPAAYQRFVDACHAAGLGVVQDVVYNHLGPSGNYLPLYGPYLSSGRNTWGDYVNLDGEDSDEVRRYVLDNVSSWFRDFHVDGLRLDAVHALKDSSDRHVLEEMAVETAAYSAQVGRPLTLIAESDLNDPVMFTPREAGGHGLTAQWSDDFHHAVHVALTGETSGYYADFEPLTALQKVLTHGFFHDGTYSSFRERDHGVPIDRGTTPTWRLVVCSQNHDQIGNRARGDRLTEHLDDDQLATAALLTLCTGFTPMLFQGEEWAASSPFQFFTSHPEPELGKATAEGRIEEFAKMGWDPAVVPDPQDPDTFTRSKLDWSELTEGRHAVLLKVYRSLARLRRSQPDLLDPDFTSTSCEVDEASRVVRVRRRSVELVLALGTEPVTVDVPAGRAVVWATPGGYDERGASVVVPPHGAVVVADA, encoded by the coding sequence GTGACCGACCGCCTCTTCTCCGTCTGGGCGCCGCGCCCGCGCGCCGTGCGGCTCGTCATCGGCACCGGCGACCACGACGAGGTCGTCGACCTCGCCCGGGGGGCCGACGGCTGGTGGACGCCGCCCGCCGGCACCCTCGACCGCTTCGACCTCACGGCGTTCCCCGAGGGCGTCGACTACGGCTTCCTCCTCGACGACGACCCCGACCCGCGCCCCGACCCCCGGTCGCGGCGCCAGCCCGCGGGCGTGCACGGCCTGTCGCGCACCTTCGACCCGGGCGCCTTCACCTGGACCGACGCCGGGTGGACCGGCCGCCAGCTGCCCGGCGCCGTGGTCTACGAGCTCCACGTCGGCACCTTCACGCCCGAGGGCACCCTCGACGCAGCCGCCGGCCGCCTCGACCACCTGCTCTCGATCGGCGTCGACCTCGTCGAGCTCCTGCCCGTCAATGCCTTCAACGGCACCCACAACTGGGGGTACGACGGCGTGGGCTGGTTCGCGGTCACGGAGGCGTACGGCGGGCCAGCCGCCTACCAGCGCTTCGTCGACGCCTGCCACGCCGCGGGCCTCGGCGTGGTGCAGGACGTCGTCTACAACCACCTCGGTCCGTCCGGGAACTACCTGCCGCTCTACGGTCCCTACCTGTCCAGCGGCCGCAACACGTGGGGCGACTACGTCAACCTGGACGGCGAGGACTCCGACGAGGTGCGGCGCTACGTGCTCGACAACGTCAGCTCCTGGTTCCGCGACTTCCACGTGGACGGCCTGCGGCTCGACGCCGTGCACGCGCTGAAGGACTCCTCCGACCGGCACGTCCTCGAGGAGATGGCGGTGGAGACCGCGGCGTACTCGGCGCAGGTCGGTCGACCGCTGACCCTCATCGCGGAGAGCGACCTCAACGACCCCGTCATGTTCACGCCGCGCGAGGCCGGCGGCCACGGGCTCACCGCCCAGTGGAGCGACGACTTCCACCACGCCGTGCACGTGGCGCTCACGGGCGAGACGAGCGGGTACTACGCGGACTTCGAGCCGCTCACGGCCCTGCAGAAGGTGCTCACCCACGGGTTCTTCCACGACGGCACCTACAGCTCGTTCCGCGAGCGCGACCACGGTGTGCCGATTGACCGCGGCACCACCCCGACGTGGCGGCTCGTCGTCTGCTCCCAGAACCACGACCAGATCGGCAACCGCGCCCGCGGCGACCGGCTCACCGAGCACCTCGACGACGACCAGCTGGCGACCGCGGCGCTCCTGACCCTGTGCACGGGCTTCACCCCGATGCTGTTCCAGGGCGAGGAGTGGGCGGCTTCCAGCCCGTTCCAGTTCTTCACCTCCCACCCGGAGCCGGAGCTGGGCAAGGCGACCGCCGAGGGGCGCATCGAGGAGTTCGCCAAGATGGGCTGGGACCCCGCCGTGGTGCCCGACCCGCAGGACCCGGACACGTTCACCCGCTCGAAGCTCGACTGGTCGGAGCTGACGGAGGGCCGCCACGCGGTGCTGCTCAAGGTCTACCGGTCGCTCGCCCGACTGCGCCGCAGCCAGCCCGACCTGCTCGACCCCGACTTCACCTCCACCAGCTGCGAGGTCGACGAGGCGTCACGCGTCGTGCGGGTGCGGCGCCGCAGCGTCGAGCTGGTGCTCGCGCTCGGCACCGAGCCCGTCACCGTCGACGTGCCCGCGGGGCGCGCCGTGGTCTGGGCGACCCCGGGCGGGTACGACGAGCGTGGCGCCTCCGTCGTCGTACCGCCGCACGGTGCGGTGGTCGTCGCGGACGCCTGA
- a CDS encoding nucleoside deaminase has protein sequence MRAALTEAAAARATGDVPIGAVVLGPDRRILARGRNVREADGDPTGHAEVVALRAAAREVGEWRLTGCTLVVTLEPCTMCAGAAVLARVDRIVFAAWDEKGGAVGSLWDVVRDRRLNHRPEVVSGVMAGESARLLDAFFAEQR, from the coding sequence ATGCGTGCGGCGCTCACCGAGGCGGCCGCGGCGCGCGCCACGGGCGACGTGCCGATCGGTGCCGTCGTGCTCGGCCCCGACCGCCGCATCCTGGCCCGGGGGCGCAACGTCCGCGAGGCCGACGGCGACCCCACGGGCCACGCGGAGGTCGTCGCGCTGCGCGCGGCGGCGCGGGAGGTCGGGGAGTGGCGCCTGACGGGCTGCACGCTCGTCGTCACGCTCGAGCCCTGCACGATGTGCGCGGGCGCGGCCGTCCTTGCCCGCGTCGACCGGATCGTCTTCGCCGCGTGGGACGAGAAGGGCGGCGCCGTCGGGTCCTTGTGGGACGTCGTGCGCGACCGCCGGCTCAACCACCGCCCGGAGGTCGTCAGCGGCGTGATGGCGGGGGAGTCGGCCAGGCTGCTCGACGCGTTCTTCGCCGAGCAGCGCTGA
- a CDS encoding tRNA adenosine deaminase-associated protein, with amino-acid sequence MGVDNENIDFAFVAYREEGVWQLHEIVDDVLDSVDEFAAALRRFPGDGGAIGVVAVDEDFFVLLRVAGARTRVLLSDVTAADEWEIARSALEALDLPLPDDEDDQEPAGDLGLLADLGMNAMDLGLLLDDFDLYPDEMVSEIARKLGFGRLFDDAVGLTSA; translated from the coding sequence ATCGGCGTGGACAACGAGAACATCGACTTCGCCTTCGTGGCCTACCGCGAGGAGGGCGTCTGGCAGCTGCACGAGATCGTCGACGACGTGCTCGACTCGGTGGACGAGTTCGCGGCCGCGCTGCGCCGCTTCCCGGGCGACGGCGGAGCGATCGGCGTGGTCGCGGTCGACGAGGACTTCTTCGTGCTGCTCCGCGTCGCGGGTGCCCGCACGCGGGTGCTGCTCTCCGACGTCACGGCGGCCGACGAGTGGGAGATCGCCCGCTCCGCGCTCGAGGCGCTGGACCTGCCCCTGCCCGACGACGAGGACGACCAGGAGCCGGCCGGCGACCTCGGGCTGCTCGCCGACCTCGGCATGAACGCCATGGACCTCGGCCTGCTGCTCGACGACTTCGACCTCTACCCCGACGAGATGGTCTCGGAGATCGCCCGCAAGCTGGGCTTCGGCCGGCTCTTCGACGACGCGGTGGGGCTCACCTCCGCGTGA
- the upp gene encoding uracil phosphoribosyltransferase, whose protein sequence is MDTLVVDHPLVAHKLTALRDERTDSPTFRRLADELVTLLAYEATRDVRVEPSDITTPVSPTTGVRLSSPKPLVVPILRAGLGMLDGMVRLLPTAEVGFLGMVRNEETLQASTYAERLPDDLSGRQCYVLDPMLATGGTLAAAIRFLVDRGADHITAVTLLCAPEGTARLEQELADLAIPVTVVTAAMDERLNEQGYIVPGLGDAGDRLYGVAD, encoded by the coding sequence ATGGACACCCTCGTCGTCGACCACCCGCTCGTCGCCCACAAGCTGACCGCACTCCGCGACGAGCGGACCGACTCCCCCACGTTCCGCCGCCTCGCGGACGAGCTCGTCACCCTGCTGGCCTACGAGGCCACCCGCGACGTCCGCGTCGAGCCGTCCGACATCACCACGCCGGTCTCGCCCACCACGGGCGTGCGGCTCTCGAGCCCCAAGCCCCTCGTCGTACCGATCCTGCGCGCCGGCCTCGGCATGCTCGACGGGATGGTGCGGCTGCTGCCCACGGCGGAGGTCGGGTTCCTCGGCATGGTGCGCAACGAGGAGACGCTGCAGGCGTCGACCTACGCCGAGCGGCTGCCGGACGACCTGTCGGGCCGGCAGTGCTACGTGCTCGACCCGATGCTCGCGACGGGCGGCACCCTGGCTGCCGCGATCCGCTTCCTCGTCGACCGCGGCGCCGACCACATCACGGCCGTGACGCTGCTGTGCGCACCCGAGGGCACGGCCCGGCTCGAGCAGGAGCTGGCCGACCTCGCCATCCCGGTGACCGTCGTGACGGCGGCGATGGACGAGCGGCTCAACGAGCAGGGCTACATCGTGCCCGGGCTCGGCGACGCCGGCGACCGGCTGTACGGGGTCGCCGACTGA
- the ccsB gene encoding c-type cytochrome biogenesis protein CcsB — protein MSNEAWETLSNQAVGFCGILYFLALVAHLWQWASLRKVPVAAAARETVGAGVGRSPRRTADAWTEAEVADAAGEETRRRVAMGERLGILLTVAAAAAHFVALLGRGLAAEPARVPWGNMYEFTLSGSFFVTLTYLVLLKKFRLGWLGPIVTGFVVTVLMVDVIWLYQPVAPLTEALNSYWLVIHVVSAVIATAAFTLGGFTSMLFLLKERAERKAKAAVPAGDVDPVDGPEAEAPVVRGYLARVPDLVGLDRLTYRLHAFAFPVWTFAVLITGPIWAHEAWSRYWNWDPKEVWAFITWVVYAAYLHARATAGFKGRNAAILALIGLATLWFNFIGINFFSTSSMHSYA, from the coding sequence GTGAGCAACGAGGCGTGGGAGACGCTGAGCAACCAGGCCGTGGGATTCTGCGGGATCCTCTACTTCCTGGCGCTGGTCGCGCACCTGTGGCAGTGGGCGTCGCTGCGGAAGGTGCCCGTCGCGGCCGCGGCGCGCGAGACCGTCGGCGCCGGCGTGGGGCGTTCCCCGCGGCGTACGGCGGACGCGTGGACCGAGGCCGAGGTCGCCGACGCGGCGGGGGAGGAGACCCGCCGCCGCGTCGCCATGGGCGAGCGGCTGGGGATCCTGCTCACCGTCGCCGCCGCCGCGGCGCACTTCGTCGCCCTCCTCGGCCGCGGTCTCGCGGCGGAGCCGGCGCGGGTGCCGTGGGGCAACATGTACGAGTTCACGCTCTCCGGCTCGTTCTTCGTGACGCTGACCTACCTGGTGCTGCTGAAGAAGTTCCGGCTCGGCTGGCTCGGCCCGATCGTCACCGGCTTCGTCGTGACGGTGCTGATGGTCGACGTCATCTGGCTCTACCAGCCGGTGGCGCCGCTGACCGAGGCGCTGAACTCCTACTGGCTCGTCATCCACGTGGTCTCGGCCGTCATCGCCACGGCGGCGTTCACGCTCGGCGGCTTCACGTCGATGCTGTTCCTGCTGAAGGAGCGCGCGGAGCGCAAGGCGAAGGCCGCGGTGCCCGCGGGCGACGTCGACCCGGTCGACGGTCCGGAGGCCGAGGCTCCCGTCGTGCGGGGCTACCTCGCCCGCGTGCCCGACCTCGTCGGCCTCGACCGGCTGACCTACCGCTTGCACGCCTTCGCGTTCCCCGTGTGGACGTTCGCGGTGCTCATCACGGGCCCGATCTGGGCGCACGAGGCGTGGAGCCGCTACTGGAACTGGGACCCCAAGGAGGTCTGGGCGTTCATCACGTGGGTCGTCTACGCGGCGTACCTGCACGCCCGGGCCACCGCCGGCTTCAAGGGCCGCAACGCGGCGATCCTCGCGCTCATCGGCCTGGCGACGCTGTGGTTCAACTTCATCGGGATCAACTTCTTCTCGACGTCGAGCATGCACTCCTACGCGTGA
- a CDS encoding cytochrome c biogenesis protein ResB → MSARETSEGAGMEPGAAPVEGPGSGNPGRRSGELNAVELLRWGWRQLTSMRTALVLLLLVALAAIPGSVVPQQAVDAFEVSQWQDRHPKLTPVYEALGLFSVYDSPWFAAIYLLLMVSLVGCILPRIKVYAKGLRARPPRAPRNLTRLPDHATYRDPASADEIGKRYAAALRKRRYRVVDTDVDPDGDVVVAAERGYLREAGNLVFHLSVLVVLAGFAMGSLLGFQGGVIVLKGGGFSNNLTQYDDLDPGSLWSADDLQPFAFTVDDFSIDWYRSGEAFGQARGFASDITYVEDATDPDADEKSYELKVNHPLSIGGTDIFLIGHGYAPVITVRDPDGEVVYSGPTIFLPTDLTFASFGVVKVPDGLDEQVGLQGEFYPTYGFDMETGPYSVIGEAQNPFLSMVVFTGDLGMDDGTPQSVYALDLDGLTPVEGTGGAQFRLDLAPGESADLPDGLGTVSFDGIQQWNRVQISETPGKLVALGGVVAALLGLLGSLFIRPRRVWVRVKDDGDGALVTVGVLDRSTGAGGGEEALEGILEDVRAPDGAAGDERARPALEEDRP, encoded by the coding sequence GTGAGCGCCCGCGAGACCTCCGAGGGCGCAGGGATGGAACCCGGCGCCGCCCCCGTCGAGGGGCCGGGCTCGGGCAACCCCGGCCGGCGCAGCGGCGAGCTCAACGCCGTCGAGCTGCTCCGCTGGGGCTGGCGCCAGCTCACGTCGATGCGCACGGCGCTCGTGCTGCTGCTGCTCGTCGCGCTCGCCGCGATCCCCGGCTCCGTGGTGCCGCAGCAGGCGGTCGACGCCTTCGAGGTGTCGCAGTGGCAGGACCGGCACCCGAAGCTGACGCCCGTCTACGAGGCGCTCGGCCTGTTCTCGGTCTACGACTCGCCGTGGTTCGCGGCCATCTACCTGCTGCTCATGGTGTCCCTGGTCGGCTGCATCCTGCCGCGCATCAAGGTCTACGCGAAGGGCCTGCGCGCGCGCCCGCCGCGCGCGCCGCGCAACCTCACCCGCCTGCCCGACCACGCGACGTACCGGGACCCCGCGAGCGCCGACGAGATCGGCAAGCGGTACGCCGCGGCGCTGCGCAAGCGGCGGTACCGCGTCGTCGACACCGACGTGGACCCCGACGGCGACGTCGTCGTCGCGGCGGAGCGGGGCTACCTGCGCGAGGCCGGCAACCTCGTCTTCCACCTGTCGGTGCTCGTCGTGCTCGCCGGGTTCGCGATGGGCAGCCTGCTCGGCTTCCAGGGCGGCGTGATCGTGCTCAAGGGCGGCGGGTTCTCCAACAACCTGACGCAGTACGACGACCTCGACCCCGGCAGCCTCTGGTCCGCCGACGACCTGCAGCCGTTCGCGTTCACGGTCGACGACTTCTCCATCGACTGGTACCGGTCGGGCGAGGCCTTCGGCCAGGCGCGCGGCTTCGCCTCGGACATCACGTACGTCGAGGACGCGACCGACCCGGACGCGGACGAGAAGTCCTACGAGCTGAAGGTCAACCACCCGCTGAGCATCGGTGGCACGGACATCTTCCTCATCGGCCACGGCTACGCACCCGTGATCACGGTGCGCGACCCCGACGGCGAGGTCGTCTACTCCGGACCCACGATCTTCCTGCCCACGGACCTGACCTTCGCCAGCTTCGGCGTCGTCAAGGTGCCGGACGGGCTGGACGAGCAGGTCGGGCTGCAGGGCGAGTTCTACCCGACCTACGGCTTCGACATGGAGACCGGCCCGTACTCGGTGATCGGCGAGGCGCAGAACCCCTTCCTCTCCATGGTCGTCTTCACCGGCGACCTGGGGATGGACGACGGGACGCCGCAGTCGGTCTACGCGCTCGACCTCGACGGGCTGACGCCGGTCGAGGGCACGGGCGGGGCGCAGTTCCGCCTGGACCTCGCGCCCGGCGAGAGCGCCGACCTGCCCGACGGGCTCGGCACGGTGAGCTTCGACGGCATCCAGCAGTGGAACCGCGTGCAGATCAGCGAGACGCCCGGCAAGCTCGTGGCGCTCGGCGGTGTCGTGGCCGCGCTGCTGGGGCTGCTCGGCTCGCTGTTCATCCGCCCCCGCCGGGTGTGGGTGCGCGTGAAGGACGACGGCGACGGTGCCCTGGTCACCGTCGGTGTGCTCGATCGCTCCACCGGAGCCGGTGGCGGCGAGGAGGCCCTCGAGGGCATCCTGGAGGACGTGCGTGCGCCGGACGGCGCCGCCGGTGACGAGCGGGCCCGGCCCGCGCTGGAGGAGGACCGCCCGTGA
- a CDS encoding cytochrome c biogenesis protein CcdA: MGDAFAETAASGSLLLAVPVALIAGLVSFFSPCVLPLVPGYLSYATGMSAAEVVDATGGRPTGGGTLTAERVRVRRGRLLAGSLLFVAGFATVFVLLGVASASIAVWFFEWRRTLTIVLGALTIVLGLAFAGFLRIPGLDRDVRVHKIPSVGLLAAPGLGFLFGLGWTPCVGPTLVAITSLAYNEGTAGRGALLSGVYALGLGIPFVLIALGFGWSMRAVGWLRKRQVLVMRVGGLMLVAVGVLLVTGWWDVVVQDLQRSLITGYEVGV, from the coding sequence ATGGGTGACGCCTTCGCGGAGACCGCCGCGAGCGGCTCGCTCCTCCTCGCGGTGCCCGTCGCGCTGATCGCCGGCCTCGTCTCCTTCTTCTCCCCGTGCGTGCTGCCGCTGGTGCCGGGCTACCTGTCCTACGCGACGGGCATGTCCGCGGCCGAGGTCGTCGACGCGACGGGCGGCCGCCCCACGGGCGGCGGCACGCTCACGGCCGAGCGGGTCCGCGTGCGCCGCGGCCGCCTGCTCGCCGGGTCCCTGCTGTTCGTCGCGGGCTTCGCCACGGTGTTCGTGCTCCTCGGGGTGGCCTCCGCCAGCATCGCCGTCTGGTTCTTCGAGTGGCGCCGCACGCTGACGATCGTGCTGGGCGCGCTCACGATCGTGCTGGGCCTGGCGTTCGCCGGCTTCCTGCGGATCCCCGGTCTCGACCGCGACGTCCGGGTGCACAAGATCCCCTCCGTCGGCCTGCTCGCGGCCCCGGGTCTCGGCTTCCTCTTCGGCCTGGGCTGGACGCCGTGCGTCGGCCCGACCCTGGTGGCGATCACCTCGCTGGCCTACAACGAGGGCACCGCGGGGCGCGGCGCCCTGCTGTCGGGGGTCTACGCCCTCGGCCTCGGCATCCCCTTCGTGCTCATCGCGCTCGGCTTCGGCTGGTCGATGCGGGCCGTGGGCTGGCTGCGGAAGCGGCAGGTCCTGGTCATGCGGGTCGGCGGCCTCATGCTCGTCGCCGTCGGTGTGCTCCTCGTGACGGGCTGGTGGGACGTCGTGGTGCAGGACCTGCAGCGCTCGCTCATCACCGGGTACGAGGTGGGCGTGTGA
- a CDS encoding TlpA disulfide reductase family protein, with protein MRKRRRTAPTGAALLLGLALLAGCSDVEATGDAGYVSADGQLTEYAPAERGDPIVLDGEDLEGQPLSLEDFRGTPVVVNVWGSWCPPCRAEAPDLVEAARQLGDSAAFVGINNRDSSTAQAQSFEREYGVEYPSFYSPDGRALLAFAGSLSPRAIPSTTVLDSEGRVAATIVGRVPSATTVTTLVESVLDEEGAAGAGGGDG; from the coding sequence ATGCGGAAGCGACGGCGCACCGCCCCGACCGGGGCGGCCCTGCTGCTGGGCCTCGCCCTGCTGGCGGGCTGCAGCGACGTGGAGGCGACGGGCGACGCGGGCTACGTGTCGGCCGACGGCCAGCTCACCGAGTACGCCCCCGCCGAGCGCGGCGACCCCATCGTCCTCGACGGCGAGGACCTCGAGGGCCAGCCGCTGTCGCTCGAGGACTTCCGCGGCACCCCCGTGGTCGTCAACGTCTGGGGCTCCTGGTGCCCGCCGTGCCGCGCCGAGGCACCCGACCTCGTCGAGGCCGCCCGGCAGCTGGGCGACTCCGCGGCCTTCGTCGGCATCAACAACCGCGACTCCTCGACCGCGCAGGCGCAGAGCTTCGAGCGGGAGTACGGCGTGGAGTACCCGTCCTTCTACTCGCCCGACGGGCGCGCGCTCCTCGCGTTCGCGGGCTCCCTCTCGCCGCGGGCGATCCCGTCGACCACCGTCCTCGACAGCGAGGGCCGCGTCGCCGCGACGATCGTCGGTCGCGTCCCGTCCGCGACGACGGTGACCACCCTCGTCGAGTCGGTCCTCGACGAGGAGGGCGCGGCCGGGGCCGGTGGCGGCGATGGGTGA
- a CDS encoding histidine phosphatase family protein, with product MTEQTVVHLLRHGEVHNPEGVLYGRRDGFHLSANGRAMAERVAERIGDRPIVHLRVSPLERAQETAAPLAAARGLDVVTDARVIESTNKFEGLRFGGGDNALRNPATWRHLWNPFKPSWGEPYKEVAARMLAAVHDARDAAAAAPEAAAGQPNEAVVVSHQLPIWTTRLVVENRSFLHDPRKRQCTLCSLTSLHFRGELLTHLTYSEPAGDLIPTRDKAAPFSAGGAAEEHRP from the coding sequence ATGACCGAGCAGACCGTCGTCCACCTGCTGCGCCACGGCGAGGTGCACAACCCCGAGGGCGTGCTCTACGGCCGCCGCGACGGGTTCCACCTGTCCGCGAACGGCCGGGCCATGGCCGAGCGCGTCGCCGAGCGGATCGGCGACCGGCCCATCGTCCACCTGCGGGTGTCGCCGCTCGAGCGGGCCCAGGAGACCGCGGCGCCGCTGGCCGCCGCGCGCGGTCTCGACGTCGTCACCGACGCGCGGGTCATCGAGTCCACCAACAAGTTCGAGGGGCTGCGCTTCGGGGGCGGCGACAACGCGCTCCGCAACCCGGCGACGTGGCGCCACCTCTGGAACCCGTTCAAGCCGTCGTGGGGCGAGCCCTACAAGGAGGTCGCGGCCCGCATGCTGGCGGCCGTGCACGACGCGCGGGACGCGGCGGCAGCGGCGCCCGAGGCGGCCGCCGGCCAGCCCAACGAGGCCGTGGTCGTCTCCCACCAGCTGCCGATCTGGACGACCCGGCTGGTCGTCGAGAACCGGTCGTTCCTGCACGACCCGCGCAAGCGCCAGTGCACCCTCTGCTCGCTGACCTCGCTGCACTTCCGCGGCGAGCTGCTCACCCACCTGACCTACTCGGAGCCGGCGGGCGACCTCATCCCCACCCGTGACAAGGCAGCGCCCTTCTCGGCCGGCGGCGCGGCGGAGGAGCACCGACCCTGA